Proteins encoded together in one Gloeomargarita sp. SKYB120 window:
- the pyrH gene encoding UMP kinase produces MRYRRILLKLSGEALMGNLSYGIDPEVVQGIAREIADVVNSGVQTAIVVGGGNIFRGVKGAAAGMDRATADYIGMLATVMNALTLQDALEQIGVQTRVQTAISMQEVAEPYIRRRAIRHLEKGRVVIFAAGSGNPFFTTDTTAALRAAEIDAEVVFKATKVDGVYDDDPKVNPHARRYESLSYSHVLTQGLQVMDGTAITLCQENNIPIVVFDLSVPGNIRRAVAGEPIGTIVGGYCELK; encoded by the coding sequence ATGCGCTACCGACGGATCCTGCTCAAGCTCAGCGGCGAAGCCCTGATGGGGAACTTGAGCTATGGGATTGACCCCGAGGTGGTGCAGGGGATCGCGCGGGAGATTGCCGATGTGGTCAACAGTGGCGTGCAGACGGCGATTGTGGTCGGCGGCGGCAACATCTTTCGGGGGGTCAAGGGGGCTGCCGCCGGCATGGATCGGGCTACTGCTGACTACATTGGGATGCTGGCGACCGTCATGAACGCCCTGACCCTGCAGGATGCCCTTGAGCAGATTGGGGTGCAAACGCGAGTCCAGACAGCGATTTCCATGCAGGAGGTGGCCGAACCTTATATCCGCCGGCGGGCCATCCGGCATTTGGAAAAAGGGCGCGTGGTGATCTTTGCTGCCGGTTCTGGCAATCCCTTCTTCACTACTGACACCACTGCTGCGCTGCGGGCCGCCGAAATTGACGCGGAAGTCGTGTTCAAGGCCACCAAGGTAGACGGCGTGTACGACGACGACCCCAAGGTCAATCCCCACGCTCGCCGTTACGAGAGCCTGAGCTATAGCCATGTGTTGACCCAGGGGTTGCAGGTGATGGACGGCACGGCGATCACCCTGTGTCAAGAAAACAACATTCCGATTGTGGTGTTTGACCTGTCGGTGCCGGGGAATATTCGCCGCGCCGTGGCAGGGGAACCGATTGGCACCATTGTGGGAGGGTACTGTGAACTTAAGTGA